Proteins found in one Streptomyces sp. NBC_00461 genomic segment:
- a CDS encoding SRPBCC family protein — protein MTDGPVRKSVTVQAPIEKAFTVFTQGMDNWWPRSHKTGEGELKQAVLEGREGGRWYEIDTDGSECEWGRVLTWKPPTLLVLAWQIDATWRFDPQLSTEVEIRFFSEGPDRTRVELEHRDLDRFGEAQDQARAAFESPGGWPRLLDAFAQEAAA, from the coding sequence ATGACTGATGGCCCCGTCCGCAAGAGCGTGACCGTCCAGGCACCGATCGAGAAGGCATTCACCGTCTTCACGCAGGGCATGGACAACTGGTGGCCCCGCAGCCACAAGACCGGTGAGGGGGAGCTGAAGCAGGCGGTCCTCGAAGGCAGGGAAGGCGGCCGCTGGTACGAGATCGACACCGACGGCAGCGAGTGCGAGTGGGGCCGGGTGCTGACGTGGAAGCCGCCCACCCTCCTGGTGCTGGCCTGGCAGATCGACGCCACCTGGCGCTTCGACCCGCAGCTGAGCACCGAGGTGGAGATCCGCTTCTTCTCCGAAGGGCCGGATCGCACCCGCGTGGAGCTCGAACACCGTGACCTGGACCGCTTCGGCGAAGCCCAGGACCAGGCCCGTGCCGCGTTCGAATCGCCGGGCGGCTGGCCGCGTCTCCTCGACGCGTTCGCCCAGGAAGCAGCCGCATAG
- a CDS encoding ArsR/SmtB family transcription factor, with protein MVTYEDALSALADPTRRAIFERLVDGPKAVGQLAEGLPVSRPAVSQHLKVLREAGLVVDQAVGTRRVYQLNPAGLGALRAWLDLFWDQALAAFTAAAESEGQHEYD; from the coding sequence GTGGTGACTTACGAGGATGCCTTGTCCGCGCTGGCCGACCCGACCCGGCGGGCCATCTTCGAGCGTCTCGTCGACGGTCCCAAGGCAGTGGGGCAGCTGGCTGAGGGCCTGCCCGTGAGCCGTCCCGCGGTCTCCCAGCACTTGAAGGTGCTCAGGGAGGCCGGGCTGGTCGTGGACCAAGCGGTCGGTACGCGACGCGTGTACCAGCTCAACCCGGCCGGGCTGGGTGCTCTGCGCGCCTGGCTCGACCTGTTCTGGGATCAGGCACTGGCCGCTTTCACCGCGGCCGCCGAGAGCGAAGGACAGCACGAATATGACTGA